A region of Capra hircus breed San Clemente chromosome 11, ASM170441v1, whole genome shotgun sequence DNA encodes the following proteins:
- the GLT6D1 gene encoding glycosyltransferase 6 domain-containing protein 1, protein MNCKKKTLLLILGLSLLLLFDHYSRKNQEELQLSDWFNPRERPDVITTTSWLAPIVWEGTFSRKALEKHYRKQNLTTGLAVFVSGRLADQYLEMFLQSANKYFLNGYRVIFYIMVDTFVKLPQIKWGPLRQFKVFIVTEDSWQDNVDLVRMKSLAKHIIWDIQDEVDFLFSMTVTQIFQNNVGLEVLGELVAQLHAWWYFKDRASFPYERRPKSAACIPFGQGDFYYDGAFVGGTPLELLNLVEEYLNGIIHDLRFRLNSTYEKHLNKYFFLRKPTKLLSPEYNWDADFYPPPQVQYVKVAQQSKRRH, encoded by the exons GAAAAATCAAGAAGAACTTCAGCTCTCAGACTGGTTCAACCCCAG AGAACGCCCCGATGTGATCACGACCACGAGCTGGCTTGCTCCCATTGTCTGGGAAGGCACTTTCAGCAGAAAGGCGCTGGAAAAACACTACAGAAAGCAGAATCTCACAACGGGCTTGGCCGTCTTCGTTTCTGGCAG GCTTGCAGATCAGTACCTGGAGATGTTCTTGCAATCGGCAAATAAGTACTTCCTGAACGGCTACAGAGTGATTTTCTACATTATGGTGGACACCTTTGTCAAGCTGCCCCAGATCAAGTGGGGGCCCCTCCGACAGTTCAAAGTGTTCATCGTCACCGAGGACAGCTGGCAGGACAACGTCGACCTCGTGCGCATGAAGAGCTTGGCCAAGCACATCATCTGGGACATCCAGGACGAGGTCGACTTCCTTTTCAGCATGACCGTCACCCAGATCTTCCAGAACAACGTGGGCCTGGAGGTCCTGGGCGAGCTGGTGGCTCAGCTCCATGCCTGGTGGTACTTCAAGGACCGTGCCAGTTTCCCCTACGAGAGGAGGCCCAAGTCGGCAGCTTGCATCCCGTTTGGCCAGGGCGATTTCTACTATGATGGTGCATTCGTGGGCGGCACGCCCCTGGAGCTCCTGAACCTCGTGGAGGAGTACCTGAACGGCATCATCCATGACCTCAGATTCAGGTTGAACAGCACCTACGAAAAACACCTCAACAAATACTTTTTCCTCcggaagcccaccaagctcttatCCCCAGAGTACAACTGGGATGCCGACTTCTACCCGCCACCCCAGGTGCAGTACGTCAAGGTGGCCCAGCAGTCCAAAAGGAGGCACTGA